The following DNA comes from Burkholderia sp. HI2500.
CCTCGAAACCATCGCCGTACACGGCGGTTATCGTCCCGACCCGACCACGCGCGCGGTCGCCGTGCCGATCTACCAGACCGTTGCGTACGCATTCGACGACACGCAGCACGGCGCCGACCTGTTCGACCTGAAGGTGCAGGGCAACATCTACACGCGGATCATGAACCCGACGACGGACGTGCTCGAGCAGCGGATCGCCGCGCTCGAGGGCGGCATCGGCGCGCTGGCGCTGGCCTCGGGGCAATCGGCCGTCACGTATGCGATCCAGACGATCGCCGAAGCCGGCGACAACATCGTGTCCGCGAGTTCGCTGTACGGCGGCACCTACAACCTGTTCGCGCATACGCTGCCGCAATACGGGATCACCACGCGCTTCGCCGATCCGCGCGACCCCGCGTCGTTCGAGCCGCTGATCGACGCGCGCACGAAGGCGATCTTCGCGGAATCGGTCGGCAACCCGCTCGGCAACGTCACCGACATCGCCGCGCTCGCGGAAGTCGCGCATCGCCACGGCATCCCGCTGATCGTCGACAACACGGTGCCGTCGCCGTATCTGCTGCGCCCGTTCGAGCACGGCGCGGATATCGTCGTGCATTCGCTGACGAAGTATCTCGGCGGGCACGGCACGAGCCTCGGCGGCGCGATCGTCGATTCGGGCAAGTTCCCGTGGGCCGAGCATGCGGACCGCTTCAAGCGGCTGAACCAGCCCGACGTCAGCTATCACGGCGTCGTCTATACGGAAGCGTTCGGGCCGGCCGCCTATATCGGCCGCGCGCGCGTGGTGCCGCTGCGCAACATGGGCGCGGCCATTTCGCCGTTCAATGCGTTCCAGATCCTGCAGGGCATCGAAACGCTGGCGCTGCGCGTCGAGCGGATCAGCGACAACGCACTGAAGATCGCGCAGCATCTCTCGCGCCACGAAAACGTCGAATGGGTGAACTATGCGGGCTTGCCCGATCACCCGGACCATCCGCTCGTCGCGCGCTACCTGTCGGGCCGCGCGCCGGGCATCCTGACGTTCGGCGTGAAGGGCGGCCGCGACGGCGGCGCGAAGTTCCAGGACGCGCTGAAGCTGTTCACGCGGCTCGTCAACATCGGCGACACGAAGTCGCTCGCGACGCACCCGGCATCGACGACGCACCGGCAACTGTCGCCCGCCGAACTCGCGAAGGCCGGCGTGAAGGAAGAAACGGTGCGGCTGTCGATCGGCATCGAGCATATCGACGACCTGCTCGCCGATCTCGACCAGGCGCTCGCGCAGCTTTGACGGAAACGGGCGCGCCGGCTTGCCGGTGCGCCCTGCCTCGAATGTGTTGACCTTGAAGCGGCTTCAAGGTGTTCAATCCCCGGTTGGTGCCGGGACGATGCCCGGCGTGTACGAACCACCCGTACCCTGCAGCCGGATGGCCAGACGCTGAGCCCGCTGCGGTACGCCAACCGTCCGAGAGGCCTCATGACACCGACCGCGAAGCTTGCGCTGCTCACGTTACCGCCCCTGCTGGCGGCCTGCTTCGGCGCGCTCGCGGCCGCGTGGCGCGCACCCGGCCCGAAAACGTCGAGCGTCATCCAGCATTTCACCGGCGGCATCGTGTTCGCGGCCGCCGCGCTCGAACTGCTGCCGCAGGACCGCGCGCATGCGCTGTTTCCGGTCGTCGTCGGCTTCGTGCTCGGCATCGCGCTGATGCTCGCGATCCGCGCGCTGTCCGGTGCGATCGAGACGCGCTTCGAGGAAGCACGGCTGCCCGTGAGCCTGATCATCGTCACCGCGATCGACCTCGTCATCGACGGCCTCGTGCTCGGCATCGCGTTCTCGGCCAGCGACGAAAGCGGCATCATCCTGACCGTCGCATTGACGCTCGAGGTACTGTTCCTCGCGCTGTCGGTCAGCGCGGCGCTCGCGGCCGCCGGCATCGGCCGCCTGCTGTCGATCGTCGTTCCGGTCGGGCTCGCGGCGCTGCTGAGCATCGCGGCCGTGGCCGGCAACGCGGCATTCGCAGGACTCCCATCCAATATCTACGCAGCGCTGCTCGGGCTGGGCACCGTCGCGCTGCTGTACCTCGTCACCGAGGAACTGCTGGTCGAAGCGCACGAGGTCCCTGAAACGCCGTTCGCGACCGCCGCGTTCTTCATCGGCTTCATCGTATTCTTCCTGATCGAAGGATCGGTGAAGGCCGGATAAGCAGGCGCGGCCGCGCGCCGGCTACCACGTCGTCGCGCCCGTCGGATACGTATCGACGATGCGCGCACCGTTGACGGGCGTCACGCCTTCGTTGCGCAACGCGGCCCACAGATCGATCGCGTGTTCGCGCGACTTGCGGCTGCCGTCGTCGGTCAGCACGTTCAGCGCGATCACTTCGTCGCGTGTCGTCAGTTGCAGTTGCTCCTTCAGCTTGCGTGACTGATGCGATGCAGTGCGGACGTCGCCGAGCACGATCCGCTGCTCGGCGACAGTCGATTCGCCGCCTGCATCGCCCGGCACGAACGTCAGCCGGCCGTTGTCGACCTCGCATTGCCCGCGTGTGAACGTCGCGCTCCACTCACCGGCCGGCACGGCCGCGAACTCGCAGCGCATCCGCTCGTTCGCGCGCCGGCCGACGTCGTGCGCCGACGCGTGCGACAACGCCCGCTCCGGCCAACCGGCCGCCATCGCGGCCGTCGACATCAGGCACGCCGCGAGCACGATTCCTTTCGCCAAATGACGCATGGCACTCTCCTCTTCGTGTGGGGGTGCGGCTGACGGGCACCGCGCCGGTCGGCCGCGAATGAACGGTCAACGCACCGCAAAACGGTTGTCGTGCGCATCGACCAGCGGCGCCATCTCCCCGCGATGCACCGTCGCGCGATGGATCTCCTGGTTGCGCGCGACGGCGGCCGGGCTCGCCGGGTAGTCGTGATTCGGGCTCGGGATCACGCCGTCGTGGCGCGCACGCACCAGTTCCTGGCGGACTTCCTGCCGGGTCTTCTGCTGCGCGGCCACTGCCTGTGAAAAGGCCGCCACCGACAGTGCGGCAGCGGCGACGACGATCATCGGTCGCGGAATGTTCATGTTGTTCGCTCCTTGCTGGAAATCCGTGACGGGAGCGTTCACTTTGAGCCGGCAGCGGTGCGGAATCGTGATTGCAGCATGACGGTTTCGTCACCACCGCGATATTCCCTGTATCGCACTACGAATGAAAATGCGTGACGCGTTTCCGCACACATGACGCGGCGATGACATTTTTCTCATTTGTCCCTCACCTTCACGATCCGAACGCTTTCCAGAATCGGCAGCGCCATCGCGACATTCCGCGCCCGCCTGCACTACGCGCGGCGCGGAATCGACCGATGCACGAAACGATCATCTTGAATCTCAGGGGAACACCATGAAAACTCCAGTTCGGCTCGCCATGATGTCGGGTGCGCTGCTCGCGACCACGCACGCGGCACACGCATCGGAAGTCACGTTATACGGCCTGTTCGATACGTCGCTGACGTACGTATGGAACGCCAGCGCGGACGGCAAGAATCTCGCCGGCCTCGGCAACGGCAACCTGCTCGGCAACCGCTTCGGCGTGAAAGGTGCGGAAGACCTGGGTGGCGGGCTGAAGGCGATCTTCACGCTGGAAAATGGCTTCAATCCGAACACCGGCGCGCTCGGGCAAGGCAACCGGATGTTCGGCCGGCAGGCGTTCGTCGGCCTCGACAGCCTGCGCTGGGGCACGCTGACGCTCGGCCGCCAGTACGACGCGCTCGCGGACGTCGCATGGCCGGTCACCGGCGACTTCTACTTCGGCAGCGTCTACGCGACACCCGGCGACGTCGACAACTACGACACGTCGTCGCGCACCGACAACGCGGTGAAATACACGTCGCCCGTGATCAACGGGCTCCAGTTCGTCGGCATGTATGCGCTCGGCGGCGTGGCCGGCAAAAGCGGCGCCGGGCAAACCTGGTCGGCCGGCCTGTCGTACAGCAACGGCCCTGTCGACGCGGCGGGCGGCTATTACTACGCGGCCAATCGCTCGTCGCTCGCCAACGGCATCCGCACCGGCTGGAACGGCACGTCCGACGGCACGTTCGACGGGTCGCTGGTCAACGGCGGCTATATCTCCGCGAAATCGATCGGCATCGCGCGCGGCGCGTTGCGCTACAACTTCGCGCCGTTCGCGGTCGGCATCGACTACAGCAATGCGCTGTACAAGGCCGATGCGATGTCCGCGTTTCGCAGCACGCAGAAGTACGACACCGCGCGCGGCTTCTTCAACTATCAGGCGACACCCAGCCTGCTCGTCGGCGTCGGCTACAGCTACACGCGTGCCCGTGGCGACACGAGCGCGACCTACCATCAGGTGTCCGCCGGCGCCGACTACGTGCTGTCGAAGCGCACCGACCTCTACGCGGTCGGGGCATGGCAACGCGCGAACGGCGAACAGCGCACGCTCGACGGCGGCACGCAAACGGCGCAGGCGTCGATCGGGTCGTATGGCTATGGCGGAACGCGCACGCAAGGCATCGTCAACCTCGGCTTGCGCCACCGGTTCTGATCGCGGCCGCCATACGCGCGCCGCGTGACGAAAATTTCATGTTCCGATCAGGTTCGCGAAGCGCCGCCTCGCTACGATCGGAAACGTGACGGGCAGCGCCCGTTCCAGACCACGCAAGCGAGTCGCTGCCGCACGGCACGTCACGCGTTAGGCCCGGACACGTCGAGTGCCGGGCCTTTTTTTGATCGCGCGCCGACGATCAAGGCGTTGAATTGCGTTGCGGAAACAGGCAGTTATGCGTCTTTACATACAGGTTCGGATTGCCGCAGCGATGCCCGGCGTAATCGATCTGCTCGCCGGGCATGAGATCGGCGGGCACCGGCTTTTTCGCGGCGGCCGGTGTGGCCTGCGAAGTTGGCATGGTGCCGGAACGTGTCGATGTGCAGCCCGCGAACAACGGGACGATCAGGACTGCGATCAAGGCTAGGCGAATGGCGGGACTAGGCACTTTTCAAGTCCGGTGTGAAAGTCAAAACAAGGCCGCCCGCGTTCCATACAGCTGTCGCGAACGGCGTGAATGCCGCCAGCCACATGGGCCATCGGCAGACTTCATGTTCCGCTTCCCGCTCATCGCGCCCATGACGCGAACATGACGAATGCGTCATGCCGGTCGCGTCCGAACTGCGCGTCTCCACCTCACGCAATCTGACGCATTTTTCATCTCGCGATCACGATCACGCACGGCTGCTTTCGCATACTGGGTCCATGGTTCGCCACCCGGCGGCCCTGATCAAGGAGAGCACTCGATGAAAACCGCAAAATTCGCCGCACTGTTCGTCACCGCCACGCTGTCGCTCGGCATGGCCACGCAGGCCGCATTCGCGCAGACGCAAACGCAGGGCAAGACCCGCACGCAGGTCGTCAATGAACTGAAGCAGGCGCAGCACGACGGCGTCGTGCCGGTGAGCAAGACGCAGTACCCGCCGACCGGCGAGCTCGTCGCACGCAACAAGGAGCTGCACGGGATTTCGGTGCATGGCGGCGAGAAGAAGCCGCAGCCCGACAACCACGACAACCTGACCGCGCAGAAATGACGCTCGGTCATCCGACCGCAGGCAGCGCGCCGCGCGCGGCCGCCTCATGGCGAACGCGCGGGCATGCCCGCCGGCGGTGTCAGGTAGGGAGGGCCGCCGGCCGTTTCAGCTCGGCCGGCCGGCGCGGAAAACGCAGCCAGAAGGTCGTGCGCCGGCCCGGGTCGCTGTCAACGCCGCATTCGCCGCCGTGGTTGTCCATGATCGAACGGACGATCGCGAGCCCCAGCCCCGTACCCTGCGCCGAGTTGTGCCGAGACGGATCGACACGATAGAAGCGCTCGAAGATCTTTCCGACGTGCTGGGCCTCGATGCCGGGCCCCGTATCCGACACGGCGATCGTCGTCGCACCGCCCTGCTCCACGCAATCAATCGTCACGATGCTGCCGCGCGGCGCGTAGGCCAGCGCATTCGACAGCAGATTGCTCAGCGCACGCTGGTACAGCGTCAGATCCGCATCGACCCACGCATGGCCGTCGATCTTCACCGTCACGCCGGCATCCTCCGCCAGCGGCTCGTAGTAGCCGGCGACGCGCCCCGCCTCTTCCGACGCATCCAGGCGCCGCACGCTGATCGACGTGCCGGCCTGTTCCGAACGCGCCAGGAACAGCATGTCCTCGATCATCCGCGACAACCGCTGGTATTCGTCGATGCTCGACTCGATCACGTTCCGGTATTCATCCGCGCTGCGCGGCTGCGACAGCACGACCTGTGCGGCCGCCTGCAGGTTCGTGAGCGGCGTGCGCATGTCGTGCGCGAGATTCGACGAGAACTGGCTCAGCCGTGTGAACGATTCGTTCAATCGCTCGAGCATGCCGTTGAACGCGTGCTCGAGCTCCTTCAGCTCGCCGGCCGTATCGAGCGCCGGCAGCGGATGGGCGAGCCGGCTCGTCGACATCTGTTCGGCACGCGCCGCGAAGCGCCGCAGCGGGCTCAGCCCGAGCGCCGCGATGCCGTATGCGATCGCGGCCGCGAGCACCACGCCGAACACCTCGATCACGACGATCGTATAAGCGTGCGTGCGCAGCAGCAGCACGTCGGCGCTGCGGTCGTACTGCACCACGACGCGCACCACGGGCGCACTTGCGCCTGCACCGGCAAGCGGCACATTCGTCACCAGATACTGCTGCCGTGCGCCGGGCGGCGCGACGCCGACCGGCACGCGCCCTGCATCCAGCGACATCAGCGGCGCAACGAGGCGGAAGCCGGGCGTGCCGACCAGGCGCGCGCCCGTGGCGTCGAAGATCGCGAGATCCATGTTCGGATGACCATGCAACTGGTCGATCCAGATGTCGGTGTTGCGCGCGACGTCTGCCGTCGAGCGTGCTTCGGCCAGATGCGCGCCCAACGCGGCGGAGATGCCGGCCATCTGCTCGGCCGCCGTCGTGTCGACGCGATTGCTCAGCGCCTCGTACAACGCGACGCCGCTCGACGCGAGGATCACCGACGTCGACAGGATGATCAGCGCGGTCAGGCGTCCGCGCAGCGTGCGCGGCAACAGGCGCGCGATCATGCCGCGCTGCCGCCGCGCGCCTCGAGCACGTAGCCCATCCCGCGCACCGTATGGATCAGCTTCGGGTCGTATGCGTCGTCGATCTTCGAGCGCAGGCGCCGGATCGCCGAATCGACGACGTTCGTGTCGCTGTTGAAATTCATGTCCCACACCTGCGACGCGATCGTCGCGCGCGGCAGGATCTCGCCCTCGCGGCGCATCAGCAGCCACAGCAGCGCGAACTCCTTCGCGGTCAGCAGGATCGTGTCGCCCTGCCGGGTGGCCTTGCGGCGCGTGAGGTCGAGTTCGAGGTCGGCCACGCGCAACGTGTTCGAATCGCGCGGCTGGCCGCGCCGCAGGATCGACTTGATGCGCGCGGTCAGCTCGACGAAGTCGAACGGCTTCGCGAGATAGTCGTCGGCGCCGAGTTCGAGCCCTTTCACGCGATCGCCGACATCGTCGCGCGCGGTGAGGAACAGCACGGGCGTCGACTTGCTGCGCCGCAGGTTCTGCAGCAGCGTCCAGCCGTCCTGCCCGGGCAGCATCACGTCGAGCACGAGCAGGTCGTACTCCTCGGTCTCGGCCTGATGCTGGCCCGTGATGCCGTCCTCGACCCAGTCGACGACATAGCCGGCTTCCGTCAGCCCCTTGCGCAGGTACGCGCCCGTCTTCGGTTCATCTTCGACAATCAGAATTCGCATCACGCATTACCCTTGAAGAAACCCAGCCGGCGCAGCACGCCCGAGCCGAAGCCGCCGCGCAACGCCGCGCGCCACGACACCGCATGGCTGACACGGTACAGCACCGGCAGCACCAGCAGCGTCAGCGCCGTGGACGACAGGATACCGCCGATCACGACCGTCGCGAGCGGGCGCTGCACCTCGGCGCCGGTGCCGGTCGCGAACGCCATCGGCAGGAAGCCCAGCGACGCGACGAGCGCGGTCATCAGCACCGGCCGCAGTCGCGTGAGCGCGCCTTCGCGCACGGCGGCCTCGAGTGGCATCCCTTCGTCGCGCAGGTTGCGGATGAACGAGATCATCACGAGCCCGTTGAGCACGGCGACGCCGGACAGCGCGATGAAGCCGACCGCCGCCGTGATCGACAGCGGAATCCCGCGCAGCCACAGCGACACCACGCCGCCGCTCAGCGCGAACGGAATGCCGGTGAACACGAGCAGCCCGTCCTTCACGTTGTTGAACATCACGAACAGCAGCACGAACACCATGAACAGCGCGAGCGGCACGACCAGCTTCAGGCGCTCGCTCGCGCTTTGCAGCTGCTCGAACTGGCCGCCCCACGACACCCAGTAGCCGGCCGGCACGCGCACGTCCTGCTGCAGCTGCTCGCGCGCGTCGGCGACGAACGACCCGACGTCGCGGCCGCGCACGTTCGCGCTGACGACCACGCGCCGCTTGCCGTCCTCGCGGCTGATCTGGTTCGGGCCCGGCGCGACGTCGATCGTCGCCAGTTCCGCGAGCGGCACGTACGGCGCCGCCGCAAGCGGTGCGCTGGCGCCGGCCGCCGGTGCGGGCAGCGCGATCGGCAGCCGCTTGATCGCCTCGATGTCCGAGCGCAGCTCGTCGGGCAGCCGCACGACGATGTCGAAGCGGCGGTCGCCCTGGAACAGCGTGCCGGCCTTCTGCCCGCCGACGGCCGCGGCCACCGTATCCTGCAGGTCGGCCACGCTTACGCCGTAGCGCGCGAGCTTGTCGCGATCGAGGTTAACGGTCAGCACGGGCAGGCCGGTGGTCTGCTCGACCTTCACCTCCGACGCGCCCGGCACCTTCTGCAACGCGGCCGCGATCTGCTCGCCGGTCTGGTTCAGCACGGCCATGTCGTCGCCGAAGATCTTCACGGCGACGTCGCTGCGCACGCCCGAGATCAGTTCGTTGAAACGCAGCTGGATCGGCTGCGAGAACTCGTACGCGTTGCCCGGCAGCTCGGCGAGCGCTTCCTCGATCTCGCGCACGAGCTGGTCGCGCGGCTTCTTCGGGTCGGGCCACTGATCGGCCGGCTTCAGCATGATATAGCCGTCCGACAGGTTCGGCGGCATCGGGTCGGCCGCGATCTCGGCCGTGCCGGTGCGCGCGAACACGCGCTCGATCTCGGGGAAGCGCGTCTTCAGCGTCTTCTCGATGGCCTTCTGCATCTCGACCGACTGCGACAGGCTCGTACCGGGGATCCGCAAGGCGGCCACGGCCAGGTCGCCTTCGTTGAGGCTCGGGATGAACTCGCTGCCGAGCCGCGTGGCCAGCCCGAGCGTGGCCAGCACGATCACGCCCGCGCCGACCATCACGCGCGCCGGGCGCGTCATGAATGCGGCGAGCGCCGGCTCGTACGCGCGCCGCGCCCAGCCCATCAGCCGGTTCTCCTTCTCCTCGACACGCTCGCCGATGAACAGCGCGACGGCCGCCGGAATGAACGTGACGGTCAGCACCATCGCGGCCGCGAGCGCCATCACGACGGTAATGGCCATCGGGTGGAACATCTTGCCTTCGACGCCGGTCAGCGCAAAGATCGGCAGGTACACGACCATGATGATCAGTTGCCCGAAGATCAGCGCGCGACGCGCGTCCTGCGACGCGCCGAACACCTCCGCGAAGCGCTCGTCGCGTGTGAGCGGCCGGCCCGCGGCGGCCTGCGCGTGCGCGAGCCGCCTCACGCAGTTCTCGACGATCACCACCGCGCCGTCGACGATGATCCCGAAGTCGAGCGCGCCGAGGCTCATCAGGTTCGCGCTCACCTTCGCGTTCACCATGCCGGTGAAGGTCATCAGCATCGACAGCGGGATCACGAGCGCGGTGATCAGCGCCGCGCGCATGTTGCCGAGGAACAGGAACAGCACGGCGATCACGAGGATTGCGCCTTCGAGCAGGTTCTTCTTCACCGTCGCGACGGCCTTCTCGACCAGCACGGTGCGGTCGTACACGGGAATCGCCTTCACGCCGGACGGCAGCGTGCGGTTCACATCCTCCATCTTCGCGGCGACGGCCTTCGCGACCGTGCGGCTGTTCTCGCCCATCAGCATGAAGACCGTGCCGAGCACGACCTCCTCGCCATCCGACGTCGCCGCGCCGGTACGCAGCTCGCGGCCGATGTCGACCAGCCCGACATCCTTCATCCGCACCGGTACGCCGCCGGCGTTGGTCAGCACGATATTGGCGAGATCGTCGACGGTGCGCGCCTGGCCCGGCACGCGCACCAGATACTGCTCGCCGCGCTTCTCGATGTAGCCGGCGCCGACGTTGTCGTTGTTGCGCTCCAGCGCGCGCACGACGTCGGCAAGCGTCAGCCCGTACGACATCAGCTTCGCCGGGTTCGGCGCGACGCGGTATTCCTTCACGTAGCCGCCGATCGAGTTGACCTCGGTCACGCCGCGCACGTTGCGCAGCTGTGGCCGGACGACCCAGTCCTGCAGCTCGCGCAGGTCGGCCGCCGTATAGCGCGTACCGTCGGGCTTGCGCGCGTTGGCGTCGGCTTCGACGGTCCACAGGTAGATCTCGCCGAGGCCCGTCGACGTCGGCCCCATGGCGGGCGCGATGCCGGCCGGCAGCTTGTCTTTCGCTTCCTGGATGCGCTCGTTGACGAGCTGCCGCGCGAAATAGATGTCGGTGCCGTCCTTGAAGATCACCGTGACCTGCGACAGCCCGTAGCGCGAGATCGAGCGCGTCTGCTCGAGGCCCGGCAGGCCGGCCATCACGGTCTCGACCGGATAGGTGATGCGCTGCTCGGCCTCCAGCGGCGAATAGCCGGGCGCGGCCGTGTTGATCTGTACCTGTACGTTGGTGATGTCGGGCACCGCGTCGATCGGCAGCTTCTGGTAGCTGAACACGCCCAGCGCGGCCACGGCCGCGATCGCCAGCATCACGAGCCAGCGGTGCGCAATCGCAAAGCGGATCAGGCGCTCAAACATGGCGGGATTCCTTGAAACGGGGCACGGTCACCCTCGACGGACGGGCCGCCCGGCCGGTCACCCGGCGGGCCGGAAAGCGGGCCGCATATCGGGCCGCGAGGCGCGCAACGGCGCACACGTA
Coding sequences within:
- a CDS encoding O-acetylhomoserine aminocarboxypropyltransferase/cysteine synthase family protein, translating into MTDQAASNWRLETIAVHGGYRPDPTTRAVAVPIYQTVAYAFDDTQHGADLFDLKVQGNIYTRIMNPTTDVLEQRIAALEGGIGALALASGQSAVTYAIQTIAEAGDNIVSASSLYGGTYNLFAHTLPQYGITTRFADPRDPASFEPLIDARTKAIFAESVGNPLGNVTDIAALAEVAHRHGIPLIVDNTVPSPYLLRPFEHGADIVVHSLTKYLGGHGTSLGGAIVDSGKFPWAEHADRFKRLNQPDVSYHGVVYTEAFGPAAYIGRARVVPLRNMGAAISPFNAFQILQGIETLALRVERISDNALKIAQHLSRHENVEWVNYAGLPDHPDHPLVARYLSGRAPGILTFGVKGGRDGGAKFQDALKLFTRLVNIGDTKSLATHPASTTHRQLSPAELAKAGVKEETVRLSIGIEHIDDLLADLDQALAQL
- a CDS encoding ZIP family metal transporter, which encodes MTPTAKLALLTLPPLLAACFGALAAAWRAPGPKTSSVIQHFTGGIVFAAAALELLPQDRAHALFPVVVGFVLGIALMLAIRALSGAIETRFEEARLPVSLIIVTAIDLVIDGLVLGIAFSASDESGIILTVALTLEVLFLALSVSAALAAAGIGRLLSIVVPVGLAALLSIAAVAGNAAFAGLPSNIYAALLGLGTVALLYLVTEELLVEAHEVPETPFATAAFFIGFIVFFLIEGSVKAG
- a CDS encoding DUF4148 domain-containing protein, giving the protein MNIPRPMIVVAAAALSVAAFSQAVAAQQKTRQEVRQELVRARHDGVIPSPNHDYPASPAAVARNQEIHRATVHRGEMAPLVDAHDNRFAVR
- a CDS encoding porin, with amino-acid sequence MKTPVRLAMMSGALLATTHAAHASEVTLYGLFDTSLTYVWNASADGKNLAGLGNGNLLGNRFGVKGAEDLGGGLKAIFTLENGFNPNTGALGQGNRMFGRQAFVGLDSLRWGTLTLGRQYDALADVAWPVTGDFYFGSVYATPGDVDNYDTSSRTDNAVKYTSPVINGLQFVGMYALGGVAGKSGAGQTWSAGLSYSNGPVDAAGGYYYAANRSSLANGIRTGWNGTSDGTFDGSLVNGGYISAKSIGIARGALRYNFAPFAVGIDYSNALYKADAMSAFRSTQKYDTARGFFNYQATPSLLVGVGYSYTRARGDTSATYHQVSAGADYVLSKRTDLYAVGAWQRANGEQRTLDGGTQTAQASIGSYGYGGTRTQGIVNLGLRHRF
- a CDS encoding DUF4148 domain-containing protein, which codes for MKTAKFAALFVTATLSLGMATQAAFAQTQTQGKTRTQVVNELKQAQHDGVVPVSKTQYPPTGELVARNKELHGISVHGGEKKPQPDNHDNLTAQK
- a CDS encoding heavy metal sensor histidine kinase — protein: MIARLLPRTLRGRLTALIILSTSVILASSGVALYEALSNRVDTTAAEQMAGISAALGAHLAEARSTADVARNTDIWIDQLHGHPNMDLAIFDATGARLVGTPGFRLVAPLMSLDAGRVPVGVAPPGARQQYLVTNVPLAGAGASAPVVRVVVQYDRSADVLLLRTHAYTIVVIEVFGVVLAAAIAYGIAALGLSPLRRFAARAEQMSTSRLAHPLPALDTAGELKELEHAFNGMLERLNESFTRLSQFSSNLAHDMRTPLTNLQAAAQVVLSQPRSADEYRNVIESSIDEYQRLSRMIEDMLFLARSEQAGTSISVRRLDASEEAGRVAGYYEPLAEDAGVTVKIDGHAWVDADLTLYQRALSNLLSNALAYAPRGSIVTIDCVEQGGATTIAVSDTGPGIEAQHVGKIFERFYRVDPSRHNSAQGTGLGLAIVRSIMDNHGGECGVDSDPGRRTTFWLRFPRRPAELKRPAALPT
- the irlR gene encoding heavy metal response regulator transcription factor IrlR → MRILIVEDEPKTGAYLRKGLTEAGYVVDWVEDGITGQHQAETEEYDLLVLDVMLPGQDGWTLLQNLRRSKSTPVLFLTARDDVGDRVKGLELGADDYLAKPFDFVELTARIKSILRRGQPRDSNTLRVADLELDLTRRKATRQGDTILLTAKEFALLWLLMRREGEILPRATIASQVWDMNFNSDTNVVDSAIRRLRSKIDDAYDPKLIHTVRGMGYVLEARGGSAA
- a CDS encoding efflux RND transporter permease subunit, with translation MFERLIRFAIAHRWLVMLAIAAVAALGVFSYQKLPIDAVPDITNVQVQINTAAPGYSPLEAEQRITYPVETVMAGLPGLEQTRSISRYGLSQVTVIFKDGTDIYFARQLVNERIQEAKDKLPAGIAPAMGPTSTGLGEIYLWTVEADANARKPDGTRYTAADLRELQDWVVRPQLRNVRGVTEVNSIGGYVKEYRVAPNPAKLMSYGLTLADVVRALERNNDNVGAGYIEKRGEQYLVRVPGQARTVDDLANIVLTNAGGVPVRMKDVGLVDIGRELRTGAATSDGEEVVLGTVFMLMGENSRTVAKAVAAKMEDVNRTLPSGVKAIPVYDRTVLVEKAVATVKKNLLEGAILVIAVLFLFLGNMRAALITALVIPLSMLMTFTGMVNAKVSANLMSLGALDFGIIVDGAVVIVENCVRRLAHAQAAAGRPLTRDERFAEVFGASQDARRALIFGQLIIMVVYLPIFALTGVEGKMFHPMAITVVMALAAAMVLTVTFIPAAVALFIGERVEEKENRLMGWARRAYEPALAAFMTRPARVMVGAGVIVLATLGLATRLGSEFIPSLNEGDLAVAALRIPGTSLSQSVEMQKAIEKTLKTRFPEIERVFARTGTAEIAADPMPPNLSDGYIMLKPADQWPDPKKPRDQLVREIEEALAELPGNAYEFSQPIQLRFNELISGVRSDVAVKIFGDDMAVLNQTGEQIAAALQKVPGASEVKVEQTTGLPVLTVNLDRDKLARYGVSVADLQDTVAAAVGGQKAGTLFQGDRRFDIVVRLPDELRSDIEAIKRLPIALPAPAAGASAPLAAAPYVPLAELATIDVAPGPNQISREDGKRRVVVSANVRGRDVGSFVADAREQLQQDVRVPAGYWVSWGGQFEQLQSASERLKLVVPLALFMVFVLLFVMFNNVKDGLLVFTGIPFALSGGVVSLWLRGIPLSITAAVGFIALSGVAVLNGLVMISFIRNLRDEGMPLEAAVREGALTRLRPVLMTALVASLGFLPMAFATGTGAEVQRPLATVVIGGILSSTALTLLVLPVLYRVSHAVSWRAALRGGFGSGVLRRLGFFKGNA